One window of the Thermodesulfomicrobium sp. WS genome contains the following:
- a CDS encoding ABC transporter substrate-binding protein produces the protein MRYGWLFGLFLTLFTGTTWSAEITFLPQWVPQAQFAGYYMALHTGIYDRYGLHVTILDGGPDKPPDAFLTEGRVDAATLWLAQGIFLRSHGVPLVNLAQIVQHSALMLVGRKASMDTGGIKALQGKRVSLWGGVFSVPAQALFKKHHLTVKALPQGFSVNLFLQGLVDVTSAMWYNEYYKILLSGLDPEELTTFPFRDMGFDFPEDGIYVLEKTFEENPEVWRAFVAASLEGWLYAFAHPEETLDVIMANLLRVHVPASRVHQRWMLDRMRDIILPSHGDGEMGVLKANAYENVARTLQQLDIINYIPSYNELYRGKKEDEKVR, from the coding sequence ATGCGATATGGATGGCTCTTTGGACTTTTTCTCACACTATTTACCGGTACTACTTGGAGTGCTGAGATCACTTTTCTTCCTCAATGGGTGCCGCAGGCTCAATTCGCAGGCTATTATATGGCACTCCATACCGGAATCTACGATCGCTACGGCCTTCATGTCACCATCCTCGATGGCGGGCCGGACAAGCCGCCGGATGCGTTCCTCACCGAGGGTCGCGTCGACGCCGCCACACTCTGGCTTGCCCAGGGGATCTTTCTGCGCAGCCATGGAGTGCCACTCGTCAATCTCGCCCAGATTGTTCAGCATTCGGCCCTCATGCTGGTGGGGAGAAAGGCCTCGATGGACACCGGGGGGATCAAAGCGTTACAAGGAAAGCGCGTGAGCCTCTGGGGCGGAGTGTTCTCGGTACCGGCGCAGGCGCTTTTCAAAAAGCACCATCTTACCGTCAAAGCGCTCCCCCAAGGTTTCTCGGTGAATCTCTTTCTCCAGGGGCTGGTCGACGTGACATCAGCCATGTGGTATAATGAATATTATAAAATCTTGCTCTCAGGGCTAGACCCTGAAGAACTCACGACTTTCCCGTTCCGGGACATGGGATTCGACTTCCCCGAAGACGGCATCTATGTTCTGGAGAAAACGTTCGAAGAAAATCCGGAGGTATGGCGGGCCTTTGTGGCGGCCTCCCTGGAGGGATGGCTGTACGCCTTCGCCCACCCCGAAGAGACACTCGATGTGATCATGGCGAACCTCCTGCGGGTGCACGTGCCTGCAAGCCGCGTGCATCAGCGGTGGATGCTCGACCGAATGCGGGACATCATCCTTCCTTCCCATGGTGACGGAGAAATGGGAGTGCTGAAGGCGAATGCCTATGAAAACGTTGCGAGAACATTGCAACAACTTGATATAATTAATTACATTCCTTCATACAATGAACTATATCGCGGAAAGAAAGAAGATGAAAAAGTACGATAG
- a CDS encoding sigma-54 dependent transcriptional regulator → MGKRPDPQPLFELTKEGLYPPQISALAESFGMMIIKVEAREFKLRQTIERLQQSNRELEAAKALLQQQNRSLKQNLRQRFAPQQIIGHTPVMQHLITSIEKIADTPLNVLIEGETGTGKEVVAKAIHYNSARAEFPFVALNCAALPESLLESELFGIEKGVATGVSQRVGRIEQAHRGTLFLDEIGDMPLSSQVKLLRVLEQREVERIGGRHPVGVDVRVVAATNKNLEGEVEAGRFRADLYYRLNVVKFRLPPLRERREDIPLLVNFFADACCLVMRKRRVSFSDDALRLLMAYDWPGNVRELRNEVERCVALAASSTIQTDELSEEIRRTLLSTLVEVPPVGASAVSCNLEAIEREAIARALAYANGNKSEAARLLGISREGLRRKLLRSRPSSKR, encoded by the coding sequence TTGGGAAAGCGGCCGGATCCCCAGCCGCTTTTTGAACTCACCAAGGAGGGCCTCTATCCCCCGCAGATTTCCGCCCTCGCCGAATCCTTCGGGATGATGATCATCAAGGTGGAGGCGCGGGAGTTCAAGCTCCGCCAGACCATTGAGCGCCTCCAGCAGAGCAATCGGGAGCTGGAGGCTGCAAAGGCCCTTCTTCAGCAGCAGAACCGCTCCCTCAAGCAGAACCTTCGGCAGCGCTTCGCTCCGCAGCAGATCATCGGCCATACCCCTGTCATGCAGCATCTCATCACCTCCATCGAAAAAATCGCCGACACCCCCCTCAATGTGCTCATCGAAGGCGAGACAGGGACAGGCAAGGAGGTGGTCGCCAAGGCCATTCACTACAACAGCGCGAGGGCCGAGTTCCCCTTCGTGGCCTTGAACTGCGCCGCCCTTCCGGAGAGCCTCCTGGAAAGTGAGCTCTTTGGCATCGAGAAGGGCGTGGCCACAGGGGTAAGTCAGCGCGTGGGACGGATCGAGCAAGCCCACCGGGGGACGCTCTTCCTCGACGAGATCGGCGATATGCCGCTCTCGAGTCAGGTAAAACTTTTGCGGGTGCTGGAGCAGCGGGAGGTGGAGCGGATTGGAGGGCGCCACCCTGTAGGGGTAGACGTGCGGGTGGTGGCCGCTACCAACAAAAACCTCGAGGGGGAGGTGGAAGCGGGACGTTTTCGCGCTGATCTCTACTACCGTCTGAACGTCGTCAAATTCCGCCTTCCGCCTCTTCGGGAGCGGCGGGAGGACATCCCGCTCCTCGTGAACTTCTTCGCCGACGCCTGCTGCCTCGTCATGAGGAAGCGGCGCGTCTCCTTCTCGGACGACGCCCTTCGGCTCCTTATGGCCTACGACTGGCCGGGAAACGTCCGGGAGCTCCGAAATGAAGTGGAGCGATGCGTGGCGCTTGCGGCGTCGTCTACCATCCAGACGGATGAGCTGAGCGAGGAGATACGGCGGACGCTCCTTTCCACTCTGGTCGAGGTCCCCCCTGTGGGAGCTTCCGCGGTGTCCTGCAACCTGGAGGCCATTGAGCGGGAGGCCATCGCCCGGGCCCTCGCCTACGCCAATGGGAACAAATCCGAGGCTGCCCGCCTCCTTGGAATCAGCCGGGAAGGGCTCCGGCGCAAACTTCTCCGCTCTCGGCCCTCTTCCAAACGGTAG
- a CDS encoding ATP-binding protein, which produces MIQLTLPAELERLGTFLEIMERFAHDLAFPPARVHKLILILEEALLNIVNHAYEEKGGEVEVRCWEKDGAITIELRDQGRPFDPLSVPEPNLSNDVKERPIGGLGVFLIRKIADDMSYRRENGFNIFTIVFQKENNR; this is translated from the coding sequence ATGATCCAACTCACGCTTCCCGCAGAGCTCGAACGCCTCGGCACATTCCTTGAGATAATGGAGCGATTCGCTCATGATTTGGCCTTCCCTCCCGCAAGGGTCCACAAACTCATACTGATCCTGGAAGAAGCTCTCTTGAATATCGTCAACCACGCCTATGAGGAAAAAGGCGGCGAGGTGGAGGTTCGGTGTTGGGAGAAGGATGGCGCAATCACCATTGAGCTCAGGGACCAAGGACGTCCTTTCGATCCCCTCTCCGTACCTGAACCGAATCTCTCTAATGATGTGAAGGAGAGACCCATTGGGGGATTGGGCGTCTTCCTCATCCGCAAGATTGCGGATGATATGTCATACAGACGAGAAAATGGATTCAATATCTTCACTATAGTCTTTCAAAAAGAGAATAATCGTTAA